DNA from Parageobacillus thermoglucosidasius:
AGATTATGGATTACAGGAAGAGCTTCAGCGTTATCATATTCAATTAGCAAGAAAACCGGAAGAAGCGGATTTTCTAGTTATAACACTACACGAAACAATGACATACGATGATTTTAATTTAGCGTTTCAAGCTGTGCAGCACGGTGCGAGAATAATTGCGACAAATGCAGATAAAACATTTCCAAATGAGAACGGAAATGCCATAGATGTGGCAGGAATGATTGGAGCTATTGAAGCAACAACAGGACGAAAAGTGGAACTCATTTTAGGTAAACCTTCTTGTTTTATGGTGGAAGCTGCTTTACGTTATTTGCAAGTAAGCCCGACAAAGTGCCTGATCATTGGCGATAGTATTGAGTCGGATATTCGGATGGGGCGTATGCATGGAATGAAAACAGCGCTTGTCTTGTCTGGAAATGCAAAAAGAAAACTTCTCGATTCGTTATTAGAAAAGGAACGCCCTGACTATATCATTGATTCGATTTATGATATCGTTCGACTTGGGGAGGAGGCAGGGCAATGAGGCGAACATTAATAGAAATTGAAGCTCTTGCTAAACAATGTCACTGTGGGAACAACCATAATGACATCCCAATTGAAACAATTATGATCAGCGATGATGCTTTACAACAATTAGTTATATACTTGCAAAGCAAAAAATATCAAACAGTCGCTTTAATTGTAGATCAACATACATTTGAAGCAGCCGGGCGGCAGTTGAGCGCATTATTGCAAGGGGAACCAATTCGTCATACTGTTTGTTTCATTCAGCCAAATGAAAATGGTGATGTTATAGCAGATGAAGTGTCCATTGTACAAGCACTTTTGGAGATTCCTCAGGATGTTGATGCAATAGTAGCGGTTGGATCTGGAACGATTCATGATATTACACGCTTTTGCAGCTATAAAATGAAAGTTCCCTTTATTTCTGTGCCAACAGCTCCATCTGTTGACGGATTTACCTCTATGGGCGCGCCGTTAATTATCCGAGGAGTAAAAAAGACTATTCAAGCACAGGCGCCTATTGCGGTATTTGCGGATATTAATGTATTAAAACAAGCACCTAAACGGATGATCGCAGCGGGATTTGGGGATATGATGGCCAAATACACTTCGCTTATTGACTGGCGTTTTGGCCATCTTGTTGCTAGCGAGCCATATTGTCCGCTTGTGGACAAGATTACTCAAGAGTCGTTGCAGGAGTGCGTCAACAATATCGAGAAAATCGCTGCCGCAGAAGAAGAAGGAGTGCGGATTTTAATGAACGCGCTTCTGCAATCGGGAATAGCGATGCTGATAATGGGACAATCATATCCAGCATCTGGTGGAGAACACCATCTATCTCATTATTGGGAAATGGAATTTTTGCGAAAGAAAAGGCCACAAGTGCTTCACGGAGCTAAAGTAGGGGTTTCCACATCATTAATTGCGGAAGTATATACCAATCATTTTTTCATCCCCTTATTAAATGATTTAAAAGAAAATAAAGCATTATTAGGCCACAAGACGATAGAACTGT
Protein-coding regions in this window:
- a CDS encoding HAD-IIA family hydrolase, which produces MLQEIEAVLIDLDGTIFKGKKLIPKADDAVAYLRSLGKRIAFVSNRGNLSQRMCHERLKEWRISVREEEIILSSTVTAEFLHVHYPFCKVWTLGDYGLQEELQRYHIQLARKPEEADFLVITLHETMTYDDFNLAFQAVQHGARIIATNADKTFPNENGNAIDVAGMIGAIEATTGRKVELILGKPSCFMVEAALRYLQVSPTKCLIIGDSIESDIRMGRMHGMKTALVLSGNAKRKLLDSLLEKERPDYIIDSIYDIVRLGEEAGQ
- a CDS encoding sn-glycerol-1-phosphate dehydrogenase → MRRTLIEIEALAKQCHCGNNHNDIPIETIMISDDALQQLVIYLQSKKYQTVALIVDQHTFEAAGRQLSALLQGEPIRHTVCFIQPNENGDVIADEVSIVQALLEIPQDVDAIVAVGSGTIHDITRFCSYKMKVPFISVPTAPSVDGFTSMGAPLIIRGVKKTIQAQAPIAVFADINVLKQAPKRMIAAGFGDMMAKYTSLIDWRFGHLVASEPYCPLVDKITQESLQECVNNIEKIAAAEEEGVRILMNALLQSGIAMLIMGQSYPASGGEHHLSHYWEMEFLRKKRPQVLHGAKVGVSTSLIAEVYTNHFFIPLLNDLKENKALLGHKTIELLERNRQKIKEWFQSLPSPSELRSMMERVEGACTPEQLGIDQELVDRGLKEAYHLRDRFTILRFLNEFVK